One window of the Janthinobacterium sp. PAMC25594 genome contains the following:
- a CDS encoding TPM domain-containing protein, whose amino-acid sequence MTKHLTFGQRCGRALKHLRGTPATARQSFPERTLKAIETAIADGEAMHRAEVRLIVEAALTPGMAYQGVSNRERARELFAQYGVWDTEDNVGVLIYINLAEHQVDIVADRNVGRRVTPEQWQGVCRTMTKGFKDGNYHDSTLNALQQLNTLLQSHFPADGTRGNQLPNEPILL is encoded by the coding sequence CATCTGACATTCGGACAGCGCTGCGGACGCGCTTTAAAACATTTGCGCGGCACGCCGGCGACGGCGCGCCAGTCCTTTCCCGAACGCACCCTGAAAGCCATCGAGACGGCGATTGCCGACGGTGAAGCGATGCACCGGGCGGAAGTGCGCCTGATCGTCGAGGCGGCATTGACGCCGGGCATGGCCTACCAGGGCGTGAGCAACCGCGAGCGGGCGCGCGAACTGTTCGCCCAGTATGGCGTGTGGGATACGGAAGATAACGTCGGCGTGCTGATCTATATCAACCTGGCCGAACACCAGGTCGATATCGTCGCCGACCGCAATGTGGGCCGCCGCGTGACGCCGGAGCAATGGCAAGGCGTATGCCGCACCATGACCAAAGGTTTCAAGGATGGCAATTACCACGACAGCACGCTGAATGCCTTGCAGCAGCTGAATACCTTGCTGCAAAGCCACTTCCCCGCCGATGGCACGCGCGGCAACCAGTTGCCGAACGAACCCATCCTCCTCTGA
- a CDS encoding SDR family NAD(P)-dependent oxidoreductase encodes MKLVNKTAIVTGATQGIGLACATRLIAEGAQVMLVDIKEEGAQAAAALGPQARFFCADVSQKADVDAMLKETLAQFGHIDILVNNAGVTHAADFLDVCEDDFDRVMRINLKSMFLCGQAVAREMVKRNSGCIINMSSVNAELAIPNQVPYVVSKGAINQLTKVMALNLASHGVRVNGIGPGTILTELARQAVLSSPEARHTILSRTPLGRCGEPEEVAGIAAFLASDDATYMTGQTIYVDGGRMALNYTVPVKE; translated from the coding sequence ATGAAACTTGTCAATAAAACCGCCATCGTCACGGGCGCCACGCAAGGCATCGGCCTGGCCTGCGCCACCCGCCTGATCGCCGAAGGGGCGCAAGTGATGCTGGTCGACATCAAGGAAGAGGGCGCGCAGGCGGCGGCCGCGCTCGGCCCGCAGGCGCGCTTCTTTTGCGCCGACGTCAGCCAGAAGGCGGACGTGGACGCCATGCTGAAGGAAACGCTGGCGCAGTTCGGCCACATCGATATCCTCGTCAACAATGCGGGCGTGACGCACGCGGCCGATTTCCTCGATGTCTGCGAAGACGATTTCGACCGGGTCATGCGCATCAACCTGAAATCGATGTTCCTGTGCGGCCAGGCCGTGGCGCGCGAGATGGTCAAGCGCAACAGCGGCTGCATCATCAATATGTCCAGCGTGAATGCGGAGCTGGCGATTCCGAACCAGGTGCCGTACGTGGTGTCGAAAGGCGCCATCAACCAGCTGACCAAGGTCATGGCCTTGAATCTTGCCTCGCATGGCGTGCGCGTGAACGGCATCGGCCCGGGCACCATCCTGACGGAACTGGCCAGGCAGGCGGTGCTGTCGAGTCCCGAGGCGCGCCACACGATCCTGTCGCGCACGCCGCTGGGCCGCTGCGGCGAACCGGAAGAAGTGGCAGGCATCGCCGCCTTCCTGGCCAGCGACGACGCCACCTACATGACGGGCCAGACCATCTATGTCGATGGCGGACGCATGGCGCTCAACTACACGGTGCCCGTGAAAGAGTGA
- a CDS encoding VanZ family protein, whose protein sequence is MPVPLPELCFSDRYARLRYRTALVLYALVILIGDIPGVRADVGQYASGGVLHSFGYGVLALILFSGTGGGMARRALLSLLMVAAMGALDEFIQSFLPYRHGAVSDWVVDITAAAAVCLPLCFLWPKMVASALGKGTPQANA, encoded by the coding sequence ATGCCTGTACCCTTGCCCGAACTCTGTTTTTCCGACCGCTACGCACGCCTGCGCTACCGCACGGCCCTGGTGTTGTATGCCCTGGTGATTTTGATCGGCGACATCCCGGGCGTGCGCGCCGACGTGGGCCAATATGCGTCGGGCGGCGTGCTGCATTCCTTCGGCTATGGCGTACTGGCCCTGATCCTGTTCAGCGGCACGGGCGGCGGCATGGCCCGCCGGGCGCTGCTGTCGCTGCTGATGGTGGCGGCCATGGGCGCGCTGGACGAATTCATCCAGAGTTTCCTGCCGTACCGCCATGGCGCCGTGAGCGACTGGGTGGTCGATATCACGGCCGCCGCGGCGGTCTGCCTGCCGCTGTGTTTTCTCTGGCCCAAAATGGTCGCCTCTGCCCTCGGCAAGGGGACGCCGCAAGCGAACGCCTGA
- a CDS encoding peptidase M24, which translates to MNWPLELEVAHKLAQMRGWLEQERAGAVRLRGVDWFAWATAGASNSHCHTAECGCAEVLVTRDAAYILTDEAEAMRMREEEVRGPWTWQVSPWMQPQLYELREHFVQHVAGGAPVLSDRPGLHERSLPVALREERLVLLESEQLRYRQVGQLAAGAAADALRQARPDWSELELAAACVRALWLRGLQAVHVLVSGEERQQRYRRAPPAQVVLGTQAVLALCARRFGLCASLSRQRRFGPAQHRADGVALVMGDADAAMLALEAVALDACETGHALSMVYHALDSAYAYAGQPDTVRTSRQGGIHGYLAPEVAAGAHTEILLKRGMALAFHPSLPGSTVEDTFLLDGNQLHNLTHDPAWPSAMVQGRSRPLTLALA; encoded by the coding sequence ATGAACTGGCCGCTGGAACTGGAAGTGGCGCACAAGCTGGCGCAGATGCGGGGCTGGCTGGAACAGGAGCGTGCCGGTGCCGTGCGCCTGCGGGGCGTGGACTGGTTTGCGTGGGCCACGGCGGGCGCGTCGAACAGCCATTGTCATACGGCCGAGTGCGGCTGCGCGGAAGTGCTGGTGACGCGCGACGCGGCCTACATCCTGACGGACGAAGCCGAAGCCATGCGCATGCGCGAGGAAGAAGTGCGCGGGCCATGGACGTGGCAAGTGTCGCCCTGGATGCAGCCGCAGCTGTATGAATTGCGCGAGCATTTCGTGCAGCATGTGGCCGGTGGTGCGCCTGTCCTGTCCGACCGGCCAGGCTTGCACGAGCGCAGCCTGCCCGTGGCCTTGCGCGAAGAGCGGCTGGTGCTGCTGGAATCGGAGCAACTGCGTTATCGGCAGGTGGGGCAGCTGGCTGCCGGCGCGGCCGCCGATGCGCTGCGCCAGGCCCGTCCCGACTGGAGCGAGCTGGAACTGGCTGCCGCCTGCGTGCGCGCGCTGTGGCTGCGGGGCTTGCAAGCCGTGCACGTGCTGGTCAGCGGCGAGGAGCGCCAGCAGCGGTATCGGCGCGCGCCGCCGGCCCAGGTGGTGCTGGGCACGCAAGCCGTGCTGGCCCTGTGCGCGCGGCGTTTCGGCCTGTGCGCCAGCCTCAGTCGTCAACGCCGCTTCGGCCCGGCGCAGCATCGCGCCGATGGCGTGGCGCTGGTGATGGGCGATGCCGATGCCGCCATGCTGGCGCTGGAAGCGGTGGCGCTCGACGCTTGCGAAACGGGCCATGCGCTGAGCATGGTGTATCACGCGCTCGACAGCGCCTACGCGTACGCAGGCCAGCCCGATACGGTGCGTACCAGCCGGCAGGGCGGCATCCATGGCTACCTGGCGCCCGAAGTGGCGGCCGGCGCGCACACGGAAATCCTCCTCAAGCGGGGCATGGCGCTGGCCTTCCACCCCAGCTTGCCCGGCAGCACGGTGGAAGACACCTTTCTGCTCGACGGTAACCAATTGCATAACCTGACGCATGACCCGGCCTGGCCCTCGGCCATGGTGCAGGGGCGCAGCCGCCCGCTGACCCTGGCCTTGGCCTGA
- a CDS encoding LLM class flavin-dependent oxidoreductase, with amino-acid sequence MIPFSILDLAPIAEGSNASQSFKNTLDLAQHGERWGYNRYWLAEHHGMPGIASAATAVVIAHVAAGTTTIRVGAGGVMLPNHSPLVIAEQFGTLEALHPGRIDLGLGRAPGSDQTTARALRRDLQSDAEQFPQDVLELIDYMSDEPRQRVLAVPGKGAKVPVWILGSSLFGAQLAAHLGLPYAFASHFAPQMMLQAVAYYREHFKPSKQLAKPYVMLGFNVFAADTDAEAHLRATSMQQAFVNLRTGRPSRLQPPVPGYLEQLGPQERAMLDSVLSCTAIGAPQTVKAKMASFIAETGADELMITSQIFEHQHRLRSYEITAQVHAELAQQQ; translated from the coding sequence ATGATTCCATTTTCCATACTCGACCTCGCGCCCATCGCCGAAGGCAGCAACGCCAGCCAGTCGTTCAAGAACACGCTGGACCTGGCGCAGCACGGCGAACGCTGGGGCTATAACCGCTACTGGCTGGCCGAACACCACGGCATGCCCGGCATCGCCAGCGCCGCCACGGCCGTCGTCATCGCCCATGTGGCGGCCGGCACGACAACCATCCGCGTGGGTGCGGGCGGCGTCATGCTGCCGAACCATTCGCCGCTCGTCATCGCGGAACAGTTCGGCACGCTGGAAGCGCTGCACCCGGGCCGCATCGACCTGGGCCTGGGCCGCGCGCCCGGCTCCGACCAGACCACGGCGCGCGCGCTGCGCCGCGACCTGCAGTCCGACGCGGAACAGTTTCCGCAGGACGTGCTGGAACTGATCGACTACATGTCCGACGAGCCGCGCCAGCGCGTGCTGGCCGTGCCCGGCAAGGGCGCGAAAGTGCCCGTGTGGATACTGGGGTCGAGCCTGTTCGGCGCCCAGCTGGCCGCCCACCTGGGCTTGCCGTATGCGTTCGCCTCGCACTTCGCGCCGCAGATGATGCTGCAAGCGGTGGCGTATTACCGCGAGCACTTCAAGCCGTCAAAACAATTGGCCAAACCGTATGTGATGCTGGGCTTTAATGTGTTCGCCGCCGACACGGATGCCGAAGCGCACCTGCGCGCCACCTCGATGCAGCAGGCGTTCGTCAACCTGCGCACGGGCCGCCCGTCGCGTTTGCAGCCGCCCGTGCCCGGCTATCTGGAGCAATTGGGCCCGCAGGAACGCGCCATGCTCGATTCCGTCCTGTCGTGCACGGCCATCGGCGCGCCGCAAACGGTGAAGGCGAAGATGGCTTCCTTCATCGCCGAAACGGGCGCCGACGAGCTGATGATCACCTCGCAGATTTTCGAGCACCAGCACCGCCTGCGCTCGTATGAAATCACGGCGCAGGTGCATGCGGAGCTGGCGCAGCAGCAGTAA
- a CDS encoding TonB-dependent siderophore receptor — protein sequence MKQRQAAQGYRTLSLFTTLMLGAGLQAQAAGDTADAAAESAAAAAGPIAVITVNGDRAPAERLAAGALGARSDLETPFSTAQVSSAQIEDRQIKSLGTLFADDASVASKGGTYTQSAYAVSVRGLTLDFTNGYKIDGQPFQMYGVELPLEMFESVQLLKGATGFLYGFSAPGGIINYVSKKPVEHPLFSADIGYTDSGVFSQHIDVGGRAGEDGRYGYRVNLSHEQGETYNGADLRRKAGALAVDARLQPGLTWSAQLLYQERDLQGGVPTMSLAVYPVRSALPAPVSGKRDLGAYASTYYDSTMWLASTALAWKINSDWQANVSYGHTEKRIDSAYETLYLTSQSGGYSNRLNPFYAPTLTYDSLQGMLEGNVHTGAIVHKIAAGFNYQTLDRTLNVTPSLSIFSGKTTGNLYQAPPVLVDTSNVNRQAFYTISDYTQKSVFLSDTVAFAPHWSLLAGLRYMDYENNNFAASGARTSHYHKKPLTPTVALLYQPSSQLTVYGNYVEALEDGGTVSNVYANANTVLAPLKSRQVEFGLKADHAKWGASAALFRIRRGAAYADYSSNSQGIYVQGGELRYQGLELNGRADLTRDLEATAGATWLDATYQATSPAIVGNRIESTPRFQAALGVNAKVRAVSGLSLHANASYVGAQAANSANAWSVPAVTLASAGGAYRSRLGENAVSYRLEISNLANRAYWNSTGSNALQAGAPRTISLNARIDL from the coding sequence ATGAAGCAACGACAGGCAGCGCAAGGCTACCGCACACTGAGCCTCTTCACCACCCTGATGCTGGGTGCAGGCCTGCAGGCGCAGGCGGCAGGCGATACGGCGGACGCGGCGGCGGAATCGGCCGCCGCCGCGGCCGGCCCAATCGCCGTCATCACCGTCAACGGCGACCGCGCCCCGGCGGAGCGGCTGGCGGCGGGCGCCCTCGGTGCGCGCTCGGACCTGGAAACGCCGTTTTCCACGGCCCAGGTCAGCAGCGCACAGATCGAGGACCGGCAGATCAAGAGCCTGGGCACGCTGTTTGCCGATGACGCTTCGGTGGCGTCGAAAGGCGGCACCTACACGCAAAGCGCCTACGCCGTCAGCGTGCGCGGCCTGACCCTCGATTTCACCAACGGCTACAAGATCGATGGCCAGCCCTTCCAGATGTATGGCGTCGAACTGCCGCTGGAGATGTTCGAATCGGTGCAGCTGCTGAAAGGCGCCACGGGCTTCTTGTACGGCTTCAGCGCGCCGGGCGGCATCATCAATTACGTTTCGAAAAAGCCCGTCGAGCATCCCCTGTTCAGCGCCGACATCGGCTACACGGACAGCGGCGTGTTCAGCCAGCACATCGACGTGGGCGGCCGCGCGGGCGAGGATGGCCGCTATGGCTACCGCGTCAACCTGTCGCACGAGCAGGGCGAAACGTACAACGGCGCCGATCTGCGCCGCAAGGCGGGCGCGCTGGCCGTCGATGCGCGCCTGCAGCCCGGCCTGACCTGGAGCGCGCAGTTGCTGTACCAGGAGCGCGACTTGCAAGGCGGCGTGCCGACCATGTCGCTGGCCGTGTATCCCGTGCGCAGCGCCCTGCCCGCTCCCGTCAGCGGCAAGCGCGACCTGGGCGCCTATGCCAGCACCTATTATGATTCGACCATGTGGCTGGCCAGTACGGCGCTGGCGTGGAAGATCAATAGCGACTGGCAAGCCAATGTCAGCTATGGCCATACGGAAAAGCGCATCGACAGCGCCTATGAGACGTTGTACCTGACGAGCCAGTCGGGCGGCTACAGCAACCGCCTGAACCCGTTCTACGCGCCCACGCTGACGTATGACTCGCTGCAAGGCATGCTCGAAGGCAACGTTCACACGGGTGCCATCGTGCACAAGATCGCCGCCGGCTTCAATTATCAGACGCTGGACCGCACGCTCAACGTGACGCCGTCGCTGAGCATTTTCAGCGGCAAGACCACGGGCAATCTGTACCAGGCGCCACCCGTGCTGGTCGATACCTCGAACGTCAACCGCCAGGCCTTCTACACCATTTCCGACTACACGCAGAAATCGGTCTTCCTCAGCGACACGGTGGCATTCGCGCCGCACTGGTCGCTGCTGGCGGGCTTGCGCTACATGGACTACGAGAACAACAACTTCGCCGCCAGCGGCGCGCGCACCAGCCACTATCACAAGAAACCGCTCACGCCCACCGTGGCCCTGCTGTACCAGCCGTCAAGCCAGCTGACCGTGTACGGCAATTACGTGGAAGCGCTGGAAGACGGCGGCACCGTCTCGAATGTCTACGCGAATGCGAATACCGTGCTGGCCCCGCTGAAAAGCCGGCAAGTGGAATTCGGCCTGAAGGCCGACCACGCGAAATGGGGCGCCAGCGCCGCCTTGTTCCGCATCAGGCGCGGCGCCGCCTACGCCGACTACAGCAGCAACAGCCAGGGCATTTACGTGCAGGGCGGCGAACTGCGCTACCAGGGGCTGGAGCTGAACGGCCGCGCTGACCTCACGCGCGACCTCGAAGCGACGGCCGGCGCCACCTGGCTCGACGCCACGTATCAGGCCACCAGTCCCGCCATCGTCGGCAACCGCATCGAAAGCACGCCGCGCTTCCAGGCGGCGCTGGGCGTGAACGCCAAGGTGCGTGCCGTGTCCGGCCTGTCACTGCATGCCAACGCCAGCTATGTGGGCGCGCAGGCGGCCAACAGCGCCAATGCCTGGAGCGTGCCGGCCGTCACCCTGGCCAGCGCGGGCGGCGCCTACCGCAGCCGCCTGGGCGAAAACGCCGTCAGTTACCGCCTGGAAATCAGCAACCTGGCCAACCGCGCCTACTGGAATTCCACCGGCTCGAACGCGCTGCAGGCCGGCGCGCCGCGCACCATTTCGTTGAATGCCCGCATCGATCTTTAA
- a CDS encoding arylsulfatase, with protein sequence MTTPALPRRHGRKIGTILALSGLAATLSAYGALDVTPTTTILATPVTPAAPAAKRPNILYIMADDLGYSDIGAFGGEIETPNLDALARGGRLLTNHHTGTVCAITRSMLISGTDHHLVGEGTMGAPRDERRGLPGYEGYLNNSALSVAQLLNDGGYHTYMAGKWHLGSSIVGGAANKGKTPDQWGFERSYALLPGAARNHFGHEPADSRNYTEDGRYVRPGEPGTPGGSPEAFYSTDFYTQKLISYIDSRRGDGKPFFAYAAYTSPHWPLQVPEPYLSKYKGRYDQGYEVVRAARIARMKELGIIPADFTPFGGVPDLPTRTPASANNDTPRARYVNANHGAELGYVDHGPGNVNKRWDSLTPLEKKAQARYMEIYAGMVDNLDHNIGLLIQHLKDIGEYENTFIMFQSDNGAEGWPINGGDDPKRTDEANAQPEAYAQLGRDNGKASAQRLQYGLRWAEVSAAPFRNVKGNFHEGGVSTPLIVRLPGQQQGAAPLRAFTFVTDNTATFLDLAGIAAPSQPAPADIDAKTGRDRNLGKVVHGARHVYPITGKSLLPLLQERHAGPVHTAPFGDESYGRAYLFSADGRWKAVWAEPPQGPVSGAWQLFDLHTDRGENHDVAGQHAALTAQLVAQWKTYMRQVGGVEPLRPGGFYGTKFPAEPNDDKKAAAGHP encoded by the coding sequence ATGACCACTCCTGCCCTCCCCCGCCGCCATGGCCGCAAGATCGGCACCATCCTGGCCCTGAGCGGCCTGGCCGCCACCCTCAGCGCGTATGGCGCGCTGGACGTGACGCCCACTACCACCATCCTCGCTACACCCGTCACGCCCGCCGCGCCGGCGGCGAAAAGGCCGAACATCCTCTACATCATGGCCGATGACCTCGGCTATTCCGACATCGGCGCCTTTGGCGGCGAAATCGAGACGCCCAATCTCGACGCCCTGGCGCGCGGCGGGCGCCTGCTGACCAACCACCATACGGGCACCGTCTGCGCCATCACGCGCTCGATGCTCATTTCCGGCACCGACCACCACCTGGTCGGCGAAGGCACGATGGGCGCGCCGCGCGACGAGCGGCGCGGCTTGCCCGGCTACGAGGGCTACCTGAACAACAGCGCCCTGTCGGTGGCGCAATTGCTCAACGATGGCGGCTACCACACCTACATGGCCGGCAAATGGCACCTCGGTTCCAGCATCGTCGGCGGCGCCGCCAACAAGGGCAAGACGCCCGACCAGTGGGGCTTCGAGCGCAGCTACGCCCTGTTGCCGGGCGCGGCGCGCAATCACTTCGGCCATGAGCCGGCCGATTCGCGCAACTACACGGAAGACGGCCGCTATGTGCGCCCCGGCGAGCCCGGCACGCCGGGCGGCAGCCCGGAAGCGTTTTATTCCACCGATTTCTATACGCAAAAGCTGATCAGCTACATCGATTCCCGGCGCGGCGACGGCAAGCCCTTCTTTGCCTACGCCGCCTACACCTCGCCGCACTGGCCGCTGCAAGTGCCGGAGCCCTACCTGAGCAAATACAAGGGCCGCTATGACCAGGGCTACGAGGTGGTGCGCGCCGCGCGCATCGCGCGCATGAAGGAACTGGGCATCATTCCCGCCGACTTCACGCCGTTCGGCGGCGTGCCCGACCTGCCCACGCGCACGCCGGCCAGCGCCAACAACGACACGCCACGGGCGCGCTACGTGAACGCCAACCATGGCGCGGAACTGGGCTATGTCGACCATGGCCCCGGCAATGTCAACAAGCGCTGGGACAGCCTGACGCCGCTGGAGAAAAAAGCCCAGGCGCGCTACATGGAAATCTACGCGGGGATGGTGGATAACCTCGACCACAACATCGGCCTGCTGATCCAGCACCTGAAGGATATCGGCGAGTACGAGAATACCTTCATCATGTTCCAGTCCGATAACGGCGCCGAAGGCTGGCCCATCAATGGCGGCGACGATCCGAAACGCACCGACGAAGCCAACGCCCAGCCCGAAGCCTATGCGCAGCTGGGCCGCGACAATGGCAAGGCCAGCGCGCAGCGCCTGCAGTACGGCTTGCGCTGGGCCGAGGTGAGCGCGGCGCCGTTCCGCAACGTCAAGGGCAACTTCCACGAAGGGGGCGTCTCGACGCCGCTGATCGTGCGCCTGCCGGGCCAGCAGCAGGGTGCCGCGCCCCTGCGCGCCTTTACCTTCGTGACGGACAATACGGCCACCTTCCTCGACCTGGCCGGCATCGCCGCGCCCTCGCAGCCGGCGCCGGCCGACATCGACGCGAAGACGGGACGCGACCGCAACCTGGGCAAGGTCGTGCATGGCGCGCGCCATGTCTACCCCATCACGGGCAAATCGCTGCTGCCGCTGCTGCAGGAGCGCCATGCCGGTCCCGTGCACACGGCGCCGTTCGGCGACGAGTCGTATGGCCGCGCCTACCTGTTCAGCGCCGATGGCCGCTGGAAAGCCGTCTGGGCGGAACCGCCGCAAGGCCCCGTTTCCGGCGCCTGGCAGCTGTTCGACCTGCACACGGACCGCGGTGAAAACCATGACGTGGCGGGCCAGCATGCGGCACTGACGGCGCAGCTGGTGGCGCAATGGAAGACCTATATGCGGCAAGTGGGCGGCGTCGAACCGCTGCGTCCGGGCGGCTTCTACGGCACCAAGTTCCCCGCCGAGCCCAACGATGATAAAAAAGCCGCGGCGGGCCACCCATGA
- a CDS encoding formylglycine-generating enzyme family protein, which produces MRLRIASLAAMLLAGLQLSGCDRLATAQAAARPVPAALGSEALCAAGTGLPASWGRQKQAGMAWIPSGDFTLGSQQGYADERPATASQAVAGFWMDQTEVSNAQFAAFVQATGYVTQAEQEGGAVVFQQPTQEELARRPYAWWSYVKGADWRHPTGPASGAPAGNTPVTMVTQADALAYARWLGRDLPTEAEWEYAAKAGRSDAELDKAPVDSQRQPTANYWQGAFPLLNTQQDHHAGLAPVGCYQANAFALYDMIGNAWEWTRDAYSGAHQAHANGDTAAVAAVSRRALPLQPNQPMVIKGGSFLCSPDFCVRYRASAREAQEADLGAAHIGFRTVLRDS; this is translated from the coding sequence ATGAGGCTGCGCATCGCCTCCCTGGCCGCCATGCTGCTGGCCGGCCTGCAGCTGAGCGGCTGCGACCGGCTGGCTACCGCCCAGGCTGCCGCCCGGCCCGTGCCGGCGGCGCTGGGCAGCGAAGCGCTGTGCGCGGCGGGTACAGGATTGCCCGCAAGCTGGGGCCGGCAGAAACAGGCGGGCATGGCCTGGATACCATCGGGCGACTTTACCCTCGGCAGCCAGCAAGGCTATGCCGATGAGCGCCCGGCCACGGCGTCGCAGGCAGTGGCCGGCTTCTGGATGGACCAGACGGAAGTGAGCAACGCCCAGTTCGCCGCCTTCGTGCAGGCCACCGGCTACGTGACGCAGGCGGAACAGGAAGGCGGCGCCGTCGTCTTCCAGCAGCCCACGCAGGAAGAGCTGGCCCGGCGGCCCTACGCATGGTGGTCGTATGTGAAGGGCGCCGACTGGCGCCATCCCACCGGTCCCGCATCTGGCGCGCCTGCCGGCAACACGCCCGTCACCATGGTGACGCAAGCCGATGCGCTGGCCTATGCGCGCTGGCTGGGGCGCGACCTGCCCACGGAAGCGGAATGGGAATACGCGGCCAAGGCGGGCCGCAGCGACGCCGAGCTGGACAAGGCGCCCGTCGACAGCCAGCGCCAGCCGACGGCCAATTACTGGCAAGGCGCGTTCCCTCTGCTCAATACGCAGCAAGACCATCACGCGGGTCTGGCGCCCGTCGGCTGCTATCAGGCCAACGCCTTTGCCTTGTATGACATGATCGGCAATGCCTGGGAATGGACGCGCGACGCCTACAGCGGCGCGCACCAGGCGCACGCGAATGGCGACACGGCCGCCGTGGCCGCCGTGTCGCGGCGCGCGCTGCCGCTGCAGCCCAACCAGCCCATGGTCATCAAGGGCGGCTCCTTCCTGTGTTCGCCCGACTTTTGCGTGCGCTACCGCGCCTCGGCCCGCGAAGCGCAGGAAGCGGACCTGGGCGCCGCGCATATCGGCTTTCGCACGGTGCTGCGCGACAGCTGA
- a CDS encoding MFS transporter, translating into MKSAPSHIDASTLLSSTRILLFALSAGVLVASLYYVQPLTSMLAASFGVSVPQAGYLVTATQIGYVLGIVFLVPLSDVLNRRQLLTWMLIAKIGALLLAATSQNIVVFAIASVLMGITASALMVVTAMVASYAPDHSRGRMVGTVMTGLLLGILLARTVSGTVSQISGGWRSVYVLAAIVVAALLVMLRRILPNEAPRGKLQYGKLMASLADIIRQEPLLRQRALFSGLGLGTFSVFWTGLTFLLSGAPYHYSEMQIGLFGLAGATGAFAANTAGRMADRGYARQATWLLAVASIAGWALIGFGAHSLVLLLIGIVLLDMGVMGLQVTHQSIIYKLAPHARARVTTVFIAGGFIGASAGSALASASFAAGGWPALCMVGGAMPLLLLIVWSKYRFEQRKLGSDPRVS; encoded by the coding sequence ATGAAATCCGCACCCTCGCATATCGACGCCAGCACCCTGCTGAGTTCCACCCGCATCCTGTTGTTCGCCCTGTCCGCCGGCGTGCTCGTCGCCAGCCTGTACTACGTGCAGCCGCTCACGTCCATGCTGGCCGCCTCGTTTGGCGTGAGCGTGCCGCAAGCGGGTTACCTGGTCACGGCCACGCAGATCGGCTATGTGCTGGGCATCGTGTTCCTGGTACCCCTCAGCGACGTGCTGAACCGCCGCCAATTGCTGACGTGGATGCTGATCGCCAAGATCGGTGCCCTGCTGCTGGCCGCCACCAGCCAGAACATCGTCGTCTTTGCCATCGCCAGCGTCTTGATGGGCATCACGGCCAGCGCCTTGATGGTGGTGACGGCCATGGTGGCCTCGTATGCGCCCGACCACAGCCGGGGCCGCATGGTGGGCACCGTCATGACGGGTTTATTGCTGGGCATCTTGCTGGCGCGTACCGTGTCCGGCACCGTGTCGCAGATCAGCGGTGGCTGGCGCAGCGTCTACGTGCTGGCCGCCATCGTCGTGGCCGCCCTGCTCGTCATGCTGCGCCGCATCCTGCCGAACGAAGCGCCGCGTGGCAAGCTGCAATACGGCAAACTGATGGCCTCCTTGGCCGATATCATCCGCCAGGAACCGTTGCTGCGCCAGCGCGCCCTGTTCTCGGGCTTGGGCCTGGGCACCTTCAGCGTGTTCTGGACGGGCCTGACCTTCTTGCTCAGCGGCGCACCGTACCACTATTCGGAAATGCAGATCGGCCTGTTCGGCCTGGCGGGCGCCACGGGCGCCTTTGCCGCGAATACGGCGGGCCGCATGGCCGACCGCGGCTATGCGCGCCAGGCCACCTGGCTGCTGGCCGTCGCCTCGATCGCGGGCTGGGCCCTGATCGGCTTCGGCGCGCACTCGCTGGTGCTATTGCTGATTGGCATCGTCCTGCTGGACATGGGCGTGATGGGCTTGCAAGTGACGCACCAGTCCATCATTTATAAGCTGGCGCCGCATGCGCGCGCGCGTGTGACCACCGTGTTCATCGCGGGCGGCTTCATCGGCGCGTCGGCCGGCTCGGCCCTGGCCAGCGCCAGCTTCGCCGCCGGCGGCTGGCCCGCCCTGTGCATGGTGGGCGGCGCCATGCCGCTGTTGCTGCTGATCGTGTGGAGCAAGTACCGATTCGAGCAGCGAAAGCTGGGGTCAGACCCCCGGGTGAGTTAG